The following are encoded together in the Blautia obeum ATCC 29174 genome:
- the radA gene encoding DNA repair protein RadA, giving the protein MLKNKKVVYFCQECGYESSKWMGQCPGCRAWNTFVEETVSTKKVSSTGSSLQNGLRRAEPVVLKDIRLSEDERKLTNIGELDRVLGGGIVPGSLVLVGGDPGIGKSTLLLQVCRNLAMSGNSVLYISGEESLRQIKLRAERIGEFNENLQLLCETNLETIREVIERKKPDMVVIDSIQTMFHEDISSAPGSVSQVRESTNILMQIAKGQGVSIFIVGHVTKEGNVAGPRVLEHMVDTVLYFEGDRHASYRILRAVKNRFGSTNEIGVFEMRNTGLEEVKNPSEFMLNGKPNGTSGSIVACSMEGTRPILVEIQALVCQSNFGIPRRTAVGTDFNRVNLLMAVLEKKVGIHLAACDAYVNIAGGMKMTEPAIDLGISLAVVSSCKDIIIPDSVIAFGEVGLSGEVRAVSMAGQRVAEAKKLGFDTVILPEVCKSSVGKVSGINLVYVSWIQDAIRYIMKNNYKL; this is encoded by the coding sequence ATGCTAAAAAATAAAAAGGTTGTTTATTTTTGTCAGGAATGTGGGTATGAGTCTTCAAAGTGGATGGGACAATGTCCTGGATGCAGAGCATGGAATACATTTGTTGAAGAAACAGTTTCCACAAAGAAGGTATCTTCGACGGGAAGCAGTCTACAGAACGGTTTGCGAAGAGCTGAACCGGTAGTATTAAAAGACATCAGACTTTCGGAAGATGAAAGAAAACTGACGAATATAGGAGAGCTTGACAGAGTACTCGGGGGCGGCATTGTCCCCGGGTCTTTGGTATTGGTGGGTGGAGATCCGGGAATCGGAAAATCCACCCTTCTTTTACAGGTTTGCAGAAATCTGGCGATGTCGGGTAATTCTGTATTATATATATCAGGTGAAGAATCTTTGCGGCAGATTAAATTACGTGCTGAACGTATTGGGGAGTTCAATGAGAATCTCCAGTTACTATGTGAGACAAATCTGGAAACAATCAGAGAGGTGATTGAAAGAAAAAAACCGGATATGGTCGTGATTGATTCAATCCAGACGATGTTCCATGAAGATATCAGTTCGGCACCAGGCAGTGTTTCGCAGGTTAGGGAATCAACGAATATTCTGATGCAGATTGCCAAAGGTCAGGGTGTTTCTATTTTTATCGTAGGACATGTGACAAAAGAAGGCAATGTAGCAGGTCCGAGAGTTTTGGAACATATGGTGGATACAGTGCTGTATTTTGAGGGAGACCGTCATGCGTCTTATCGTATTCTTCGTGCTGTCAAAAACAGATTTGGATCTACAAATGAAATTGGTGTATTTGAAATGAGAAATACAGGACTGGAAGAAGTGAAGAATCCGTCAGAGTTTATGCTAAACGGAAAGCCGAATGGGACATCTGGTTCCATTGTTGCGTGCTCGATGGAAGGAACACGACCAATCCTTGTGGAGATTCAGGCACTGGTCTGTCAGAGCAATTTTGGAATACCAAGAAGAACTGCGGTGGGAACTGATTTTAACAGAGTAAATCTGCTTATGGCTGTATTAGAAAAAAAAGTAGGAATTCATCTGGCAGCCTGCGATGCATATGTAAATATCGCAGGTGGCATGAAAATGACAGAGCCTGCGATTGATTTGGGAATCTCACTGGCAGTTGTATCGAGCTGCAAAGATATTATCATTCCGGATTCAGTGATCGCATTTGGCGAAGTTGGATTAAGTGGTGAGGTCCGGGCAGTGAGTATGGCAGGACAAAGAGTGGCCGAAGCGAAAAAACTTGGTTTTGATACAGTGATCTTGCCGGAAGTATGTAAATCGTCTGTGGGAAAAGTTTCTGGCATTAATCTGGTATATGTGTCCTGGATTCAAGATGCAATTCGTTATATCATGAAGAATAATTATAAATTATAA
- a CDS encoding indolepyruvate ferredoxin oxidoreductase subunit alpha: MTEKITYYINTDCINCGLCVKVCPEHCIDVYKKPAFIDQNKCRHCGACAEVCPPGAIRDWDE, encoded by the coding sequence ATGACAGAGAAAATTACATATTATATAAATACAGACTGTATTAATTGTGGATTATGCGTTAAAGTCTGTCCGGAACATTGTATCGACGTATATAAAAAACCGGCATTTATCGATCAGAATAAATGCCGGCATTGCGGTGCATGTGCTGAGGTCTGTCCTCCAGGAGCAATCAGAGACTGGGATGAATAA
- a CDS encoding LysR family transcriptional regulator yields MKLTQLEYFCVAARYHNITKAAKELFVTQPSISNAIKALEEEFGVNLFFRNNNKLTLTPEGELFYKSSEELLAHADSVESEFHEIRKKITPIRIGIPPMLGTIYLPELYLSLKENFPEVDFRLFEYGSIKACDLVLEEKLDIAIVNAEQPSIDKCNSRIIDTEDLLFCVSSDHPLAKQKTLLLTMLADEPLILFNTDSVQVMTLTRQFKAVGINPRIILNTSQITTLINMVKSGHMGTFLYRSIVEAHPDIVGIPVMPSIEQRIGVIWKKGKYQNATTEKVIKYIENF; encoded by the coding sequence ATGAAATTAACGCAATTAGAATACTTTTGTGTTGCTGCCAGATATCACAACATCACAAAAGCAGCGAAAGAACTTTTTGTGACACAGCCTTCGATTTCCAACGCAATCAAAGCTCTTGAAGAAGAATTTGGGGTAAATCTATTTTTTCGAAATAATAATAAACTGACGCTTACTCCTGAGGGAGAACTCTTTTATAAGAGTTCTGAAGAATTGCTTGCACACGCAGATTCTGTAGAATCGGAATTTCATGAGATCCGTAAAAAAATCACTCCTATCCGAATTGGGATTCCGCCAATGTTGGGAACTATTTATCTGCCTGAATTATATTTGTCTTTAAAAGAGAACTTTCCTGAAGTAGATTTTCGCCTATTTGAATATGGTTCTATTAAAGCATGTGATCTTGTTCTGGAAGAAAAGCTTGATATTGCAATTGTCAATGCCGAGCAGCCTTCCATTGATAAATGTAATTCTCGCATTATTGATACTGAAGATCTGCTTTTCTGTGTTTCTTCAGATCATCCTCTGGCAAAACAGAAAACGCTTCTTCTCACCATGCTTGCTGACGAGCCACTAATTCTTTTTAATACAGATTCCGTACAGGTAATGACTCTTACCAGACAATTTAAGGCTGTGGGAATAAATCCTCGTATTATCCTGAATACCAGTCAGATCACTACTCTCATCAATATGGTCAAATCTGGTCACATGGGAACATTTTTATATCGTTCTATTGTAGAGGCGCATCCTGATATCGTAGGAATTCCTGTCATGCCTTCAATTGAGCAGCGAATTGGTGTCATCTGGAAGAAAGGAAAATATCAGAATGCTACAACTGAAAAAGTAATTAAATATATTGAAAATTTCTGA
- a CDS encoding SLC13 family permease produces MSPSTITLLFLLFAVIMFVLEKIPLGVTSMIVCIGLVVTGVLDVKTAFAGFIDSNVILFVSMFIVGGALFETGMANKIGGIVTKFAKTERMLIIAIMVIVGLMSGVLSNTGTAAVLIPVVIGIAAKSGYKRSRLLMPLVFAAAMGGNLSLIGAPGNLIAQSALQEIDMKFGFFEYAIVGLPILIVGILFYATIGYRLLPNHDVKDEGAFDTEKDFSDVPAWKQWLSLIILVLTLLAMIFEDKIGIKLCISGGIGALLLILTGVISEKDALKSIDLKTIFLFGGTLSLAAALQETGAGELIANKVIGTLGENPSPYILTFVVFILCCILTNFMSNTATTALMVPICLSIAQGMGADPRAVLMACVIGGSCAYATPIGMPANTMVVGAGGYKFMDYVKSGFPLIIIATVVSMIILPIAFPFFP; encoded by the coding sequence ATGAGTCCATCAACAATTACGCTGCTGTTTCTCCTCTTTGCGGTAATCATGTTTGTACTTGAGAAGATTCCGCTTGGAGTAACATCAATGATCGTCTGTATCGGTCTTGTAGTAACCGGAGTGTTGGATGTAAAAACAGCTTTTGCAGGATTCATCGACAGTAATGTTATCTTGTTTGTATCCATGTTCATCGTAGGCGGGGCATTATTTGAGACAGGCATGGCAAACAAAATTGGAGGTATTGTAACAAAATTTGCAAAAACTGAAAGAATGCTGATTATTGCGATCATGGTAATCGTAGGCCTGATGAGTGGTGTTTTATCCAACACAGGTACAGCAGCAGTTCTGATTCCGGTAGTAATCGGTATCGCAGCAAAATCTGGATACAAGAGATCCCGTCTTCTGATGCCACTGGTATTTGCGGCTGCTATGGGAGGCAATCTTTCTCTGATCGGAGCACCTGGAAATCTGATCGCACAGAGTGCACTTCAGGAAATCGATATGAAGTTCGGATTTTTCGAATATGCTATCGTTGGTTTACCAATTTTAATCGTAGGAATTTTATTCTATGCAACGATTGGCTACAGACTTCTTCCAAATCATGATGTTAAAGATGAAGGAGCATTTGATACAGAAAAAGATTTCAGTGATGTTCCGGCATGGAAACAGTGGTTATCACTGATCATTCTGGTGCTGACTCTGTTGGCAATGATTTTTGAAGATAAGATTGGTATTAAATTATGTATTTCTGGTGGAATTGGAGCACTGCTTCTGATCCTCACAGGAGTTATTTCTGAGAAAGATGCACTCAAATCCATCGATCTTAAAACAATCTTTCTTTTTGGGGGTACACTTTCTCTTGCAGCAGCTTTGCAGGAAACAGGAGCCGGTGAACTGATTGCCAACAAAGTGATCGGAACACTTGGTGAAAATCCATCACCATACATACTGACATTTGTTGTATTTATTCTCTGCTGTATCTTGACAAACTTTATGTCAAACACAGCAACAACAGCCCTTATGGTTCCAATCTGTCTGTCTATAGCACAGGGAATGGGAGCTGACCCGAGAGCCGTACTGATGGCATGTGTGATCGGTGGCTCCTGTGCATATGCAACACCAATCGGAATGCCGGCAAACACAATGGTTGTTGGTGCTGGTGGATACAAATTCATGGATTATGTAAAATCAGGATTTCCACTTATCATCATTGCAACTGTTGTAAGTATGATCATTCTTCCAATTGCTTTCCCATTCTTCCCGTGA
- the ttdA gene encoding L(+)-tartrate dehydratase subunit alpha encodes MGKKEQVEQLTTYMANFVSYIGKVLPDDIKAKINELAEKEDSPLSKVIYQTMQRNQVLAKELNRPSCQDTGVLQFWVKCGTNFPLIGELEGLLKEAVVKATFEAPLRHNSVETFDEYNTGKNVGKGTPTVFWDIVPDSDKCEIYTYMAGGGCTLPGKAMVLMPGEGYEGVTKFVMDVMTSYGLNACPPLLVGVGVATSVETAALLSKKALMRPLGSHNENERAASMEKLLEDGINAIGLGPQGMGGKYSVMGVHIENTARHPSTIGVAVNVGCWSHRRGHIIFDKDLNYTITTHSGVTL; translated from the coding sequence ATGGGTAAGAAAGAACAGGTAGAGCAGCTTACCACTTATATGGCAAACTTTGTTTCCTATATTGGTAAAGTGCTGCCGGACGACATCAAGGCTAAAATCAACGAGCTTGCAGAGAAAGAGGACAGTCCGCTTTCAAAAGTAATCTACCAGACTATGCAGAGAAACCAGGTTCTGGCAAAAGAACTCAACAGACCAAGCTGCCAGGATACAGGTGTATTACAGTTCTGGGTAAAATGTGGAACAAACTTCCCACTCATCGGTGAACTGGAAGGCCTTCTTAAAGAAGCTGTAGTCAAAGCTACATTTGAAGCACCACTTCGTCATAACAGTGTAGAAACATTTGACGAGTACAACACTGGTAAAAACGTTGGTAAAGGAACACCTACTGTATTCTGGGACATTGTTCCGGACAGTGACAAATGTGAAATTTACACATACATGGCTGGTGGCGGATGTACTCTTCCGGGAAAAGCTATGGTTCTGATGCCGGGTGAAGGCTACGAAGGTGTGACAAAATTTGTTATGGACGTTATGACATCTTATGGATTAAATGCTTGTCCGCCACTTCTCGTAGGTGTTGGCGTCGCAACATCTGTAGAAACAGCTGCACTGCTTTCTAAAAAAGCTCTTATGAGACCGCTTGGAAGTCACAATGAAAACGAAAGAGCTGCATCTATGGAAAAACTGCTTGAAGACGGAATCAATGCAATCGGCCTTGGACCACAGGGTATGGGCGGCAAATATTCCGTAATGGGTGTTCACATCGAAAACACAGCAAGACATCCATCTACTATTGGTGTAGCCGTAAACGTTGGATGCTGGTCCCACAGACGTGGACATATTATCTTTGATAAAGACCTTAACTACACAATCACAACACATTCGGGGGTGACTTTATAA
- the ttdB gene encoding L(+)-tartrate dehydratase subunit beta, with protein MLEMKDGKKILTTPISAEDLKDIHAGDIVYLNGSMTTCRDVAHRRLVEEGRELPVNVKDAAIFHAGPIIRPLENDKFEMVSVGPTTSMRMEKFEYEFVRETGVRVIIGKGGMKENTERACKEFGAIHCVFPAGNAVVAATEVEEIVDAQWRDLGMPETLWHCRVKEFGPLIVSIDTEGRNLFEENKVIFNQRKDKAVEEICKHVSFIK; from the coding sequence ATGCTGGAAATGAAAGATGGAAAGAAAATTTTAACAACACCGATCTCAGCAGAAGATCTGAAGGATATCCATGCAGGAGATATCGTATATTTAAATGGAAGCATGACCACCTGTCGTGACGTTGCACACAGACGTCTTGTTGAAGAAGGCCGCGAACTTCCAGTTAATGTAAAAGATGCAGCTATTTTCCATGCTGGTCCGATCATTCGTCCACTGGAGAATGACAAGTTTGAAATGGTATCTGTAGGACCGACAACCAGTATGCGTATGGAAAAATTTGAATATGAATTCGTAAGAGAGACAGGCGTTCGTGTTATCATCGGTAAAGGTGGTATGAAAGAAAACACAGAGCGTGCATGTAAAGAATTCGGAGCAATCCACTGTGTATTCCCGGCTGGAAATGCCGTTGTGGCAGCTACAGAAGTAGAAGAGATCGTAGATGCTCAGTGGAGAGATCTCGGAATGCCTGAGACACTGTGGCACTGCCGTGTCAAAGAATTTGGACCTTTGATCGTATCTATCGATACAGAAGGACGTAACCTTTTTGAAGAGAACAAAGTTATCTTCAATCAGAGAAAAGATAAGGCTGTAGAAGAAATCTGCAAGCACGTAAGTTTTATCAAATAA
- a CDS encoding P1 family peptidase, whose protein sequence is MKTISIKDIEGIRIGNAQNFTGGTGCTVILSETGMCAGLDVRGGGPASRESELLKPLAAAQSIHAVLLGGGSAFGLDAAGGVMQFLEEKGIGFDVGVTKVPLVCQSDIFDLTVADAHVRPNKEMGYEACKGAYADNYQDGNFGVGTGATVGKFRGMDYCMKSGIGSYAVQIGELKVGALVAVNALGDIYDYHTGRIVAGMLNEERSGFADTAKLLYSSYEVHDNKFVGNTTIGAIITNARFDKSQLSKIAGMAHNGYARSIRPVHTSADGDSIYALSVGNIAADCDMVGTLAADVMSEAILSAVKNAESAYGYPVCKDLTFI, encoded by the coding sequence ATGAAAACTATTTCTATCAAAGATATTGAGGGCATTCGAATCGGTAATGCCCAAAATTTTACAGGTGGAACAGGATGTACTGTTATTTTGAGTGAAACTGGAATGTGCGCCGGACTGGATGTCCGTGGGGGTGGACCAGCTTCCCGTGAAAGTGAACTCTTAAAGCCATTAGCTGCCGCTCAATCCATTCATGCAGTTCTTCTCGGAGGTGGAAGTGCTTTTGGACTGGATGCTGCTGGAGGCGTTATGCAGTTTCTTGAAGAAAAGGGAATCGGATTTGACGTTGGTGTTACCAAAGTCCCACTGGTATGTCAGTCAGATATTTTTGATCTGACAGTAGCAGATGCTCATGTACGCCCGAACAAAGAAATGGGCTATGAAGCTTGCAAAGGTGCTTACGCAGACAATTATCAGGATGGAAACTTTGGAGTCGGAACCGGTGCTACCGTTGGTAAGTTCAGAGGAATGGACTATTGCATGAAATCCGGTATCGGAAGCTACGCTGTTCAAATTGGTGAACTCAAAGTAGGTGCCCTTGTTGCTGTGAATGCACTTGGCGACATTTATGATTATCACACCGGCAGAATCGTTGCTGGTATGCTTAATGAAGAACGTAGTGGATTTGCAGATACTGCAAAATTACTTTACAGTTCTTATGAAGTACATGATAACAAGTTTGTCGGCAATACTACGATTGGCGCGATCATCACCAATGCAAGATTTGATAAAAGTCAGCTCAGCAAGATTGCCGGTATGGCTCACAATGGTTATGCACGTTCTATCCGTCCGGTTCATACTTCTGCGGATGGTGACAGTATTTATGCATTATCTGTCGGAAACATTGCCGCTGACTGCGACATGGTTGGTACCCTTGCTGCTGATGTTATGTCAGAGGCAATCCTCTCTGCTGTAAAAAATGCTGAGTCTGCTTATGGCTATCCGGTCTGCAAAGATCTTACTTTTATATAA
- a CDS encoding trimeric intracellular cation channel family protein — protein MDYQQLITFIMEMIGTIAFAASGAMVAVDRAMDIFGVIVLGVTTAVGGGAVRDVILGIVPPAMFQRPIYTIVATFTSCIVFLILYLKKEFLQGHNRETYDKIMLVMDSIGLGIFTVVGVNTGISHGYVDYMFLLVFLGTITGVGGGLLRDIMAGVPPYILVRHIYACASIVGAIVCVVLYRNFGAVVSMVGASAVVILVRYLAAHYRWNLPKLTREE, from the coding sequence ATGGATTATCAACAGCTTATTACCTTTATAATGGAAATGATCGGAACGATTGCATTTGCAGCATCAGGAGCAATGGTAGCGGTAGATCGTGCAATGGATATTTTTGGAGTGATCGTACTGGGGGTGACAACGGCAGTAGGCGGAGGTGCAGTTCGAGATGTGATATTAGGAATTGTTCCACCGGCAATGTTTCAGAGACCAATTTATACCATTGTAGCCACATTTACCTCCTGTATCGTGTTTCTGATACTTTATTTAAAAAAAGAGTTTCTGCAGGGACATAACCGTGAAACATATGATAAGATCATGCTGGTTATGGACTCAATCGGTCTTGGAATTTTTACTGTAGTAGGAGTGAATACAGGAATTTCACATGGATATGTGGATTACATGTTTCTGCTGGTGTTTCTGGGAACGATTACCGGAGTTGGCGGTGGATTACTGCGAGATATTATGGCCGGAGTACCTCCGTATATTCTGGTGAGACATATCTATGCCTGTGCTTCAATCGTGGGAGCAATCGTCTGTGTGGTGCTGTATCGGAATTTTGGTGCAGTGGTGTCAATGGTAGGAGCGTCAGCAGTAGTTATATTGGTCAGATACCTTGCGGCACATTACAGATGGAATCTTCCAAAGCTTACCCGAGAAGAATAG
- a CDS encoding ammonium transporter: MDYSSVNTIWVLLGAALVFFMQAGFAMVETGFTRAKNAGNIIMKNLMDFCIGTPTFWIVGFGIMFGAGNGFFGKIGGIATEANYGSAMLPDGVPFWAFLIFQTVFCATSATIVSGAMAERTKFSSYCIYSFLISLIVYPVSGHWIWGGGFISQMGFHDFAGSCAVHMVGGVAAFIGAIILGPRIGKYSKSGKSKAIPGHNLTIGALGVFILWFCWFGFNGASTVSMEGDAIVTAGKIFVTTNLAAAVATVTVLIITWVRYKKPDVSMSLNGSLAGLVAITAGCDTVSPTSAAIIGIISGFVVVFGIEFIDKVLKVDDPVGAVGVHGLNGAFGTLAVGLFSDGTGTEWKGLLVGGGFHGFGVQFIGMIITIAWVAVTMTIIFQAIKHTVGLRVTAEEEIEGLDSKEHGLTSAYDGFVVHDTMTVPTPMGVAKKSVSSNTSANVAPAEVVDTIPDLPREGVHKLTKVVIITRQSKLEEFMHAMNEIGVTGITITNVMGCGVQKGARSYYRGVEMDMNLLPKIKIEIVVSLVPVKTVIDTAKKVLHTGQYGDGKVFVYDIENVVKIRTGEEGFEALQDTQPLE; the protein is encoded by the coding sequence ATGGACTATTCATCAGTAAATACAATCTGGGTACTTTTAGGTGCCGCACTTGTCTTCTTTATGCAGGCAGGCTTCGCTATGGTAGAGACTGGCTTTACCAGGGCAAAAAATGCAGGTAACATCATTATGAAAAACCTTATGGACTTCTGTATTGGTACTCCTACCTTCTGGATCGTCGGATTTGGTATCATGTTTGGAGCCGGTAATGGATTCTTTGGAAAGATTGGCGGTATTGCCACAGAAGCTAATTATGGTTCTGCAATGCTTCCTGACGGTGTTCCGTTCTGGGCATTTCTGATCTTCCAGACTGTATTCTGTGCAACATCCGCTACTATCGTATCTGGTGCCATGGCAGAACGTACAAAATTTTCTTCCTATTGTATCTACAGCTTCCTGATCAGCCTGATCGTTTACCCGGTATCTGGTCACTGGATCTGGGGCGGTGGTTTCATCAGCCAGATGGGATTTCATGATTTTGCTGGTTCCTGTGCCGTACATATGGTTGGTGGTGTTGCAGCCTTTATCGGTGCCATCATCCTTGGACCTCGTATTGGAAAATATTCCAAGAGCGGTAAATCAAAAGCTATTCCTGGTCACAACCTTACCATCGGTGCTTTAGGTGTATTCATCCTCTGGTTCTGCTGGTTCGGATTTAACGGTGCATCTACTGTAAGCATGGAAGGTGATGCAATCGTAACAGCAGGTAAGATTTTTGTAACTACCAACCTTGCAGCAGCTGTTGCTACAGTTACTGTTCTTATCATCACATGGGTAAGATACAAAAAACCAGATGTTTCTATGTCACTGAATGGATCTCTTGCAGGTCTTGTAGCTATCACAGCAGGTTGTGATACTGTTTCACCTACATCTGCTGCTATCATTGGTATCATCTCTGGTTTTGTAGTTGTATTCGGTATTGAATTTATTGACAAAGTACTTAAAGTCGATGACCCGGTTGGTGCTGTTGGTGTACATGGTTTAAATGGTGCATTCGGAACTCTCGCTGTTGGTCTTTTCTCAGATGGTACAGGCACAGAATGGAAAGGTCTTCTTGTTGGCGGTGGATTCCATGGCTTCGGTGTTCAGTTTATCGGTATGATCATTACAATCGCATGGGTTGCTGTAACTATGACCATCATCTTCCAGGCAATCAAACATACTGTTGGTCTCCGTGTAACTGCTGAAGAAGAAATCGAAGGTCTTGATTCCAAAGAACATGGTCTTACAAGCGCTTATGATGGATTTGTTGTACATGATACAATGACAGTTCCGACACCTATGGGTGTTGCCAAAAAATCTGTTTCTTCAAATACTTCCGCAAATGTTGCACCTGCTGAAGTTGTTGACACCATTCCTGACCTTCCAAGAGAAGGCGTACATAAACTGACAAAAGTTGTTATCATCACACGTCAGAGCAAACTTGAAGAATTCATGCATGCAATGAACGAAATCGGTGTTACCGGTATCACTATTACAAATGTTATGGGATGTGGTGTACAGAAAGGTGCCCGCTCCTACTACCGTGGTGTTGAAATGGATATGAACCTGCTGCCAAAGATTAAGATTGAGATTGTTGTCAGTCTGGTACCAGTCAAAACAGTTATTGACACTGCTAAAAAAGTTCTTCATACCGGCCAGTATGGTGACGGCAAGGTATTCGTATATGATATCGAAAATGTTGTTAAGATCCGTACCGGTGAAGAAGGATTCGAAGCACTTCAGGACACACAGCCTCTTGAATGA
- a CDS encoding glutamine synthetase III, whose amino-acid sequence MAQSIPELYGSLVFNDKIMREKLPKDMYKALKKTIENGTHLELDVANSVAVAMKEWALEHGATHYTHWFQPMTNFTAEKHDSFISPTVDGQVIMDFSGKELVKGEPDASSFPSGGLRATFEARGYTAWDPTSPAFIKDRTLYIPTAFCSYSGEALDKKTPLLRSMDTLNKEAVKILRLLGNTEVKHINTTVGPEQEYFLVDKDLYNKRKDLIFCGRTLIGAPAPKGQEMEDHYFGTLKPRVSAYMHDLDEELWKLGIPAKTKHNEVAPAQHELAPVFDTTNVAVDHNQLTMEIMKKVAAKHNMVCLLHEKPFEGINGSGKHNNWSMSTDTGVNLLDPGKTPAENTQFLVFLVAVIKAVDDYADLLRISVASAGNDHRLGANEAPPAVVSIFLGDELTEVLKAIENDEFFVGHSAVQMDIGAKVLPHFVKDNTDRNRTSPFAFTGNKFEFRMLGSSSSVANPNIILNTAVAESLRQFYEKLKDVPADEMESAVHELLKQTIIDHKRVIFNGNGYTDEWLEEAKKRGLYNLVSTPDALPHFIDEKNEKLLTSHHIFTDAELHSRYEIKMENYVKTLHIEANTLVEIIQKDLLPSITTYMEKLAQTASLKKSVVPGISVSAEASLLSRLTELAETMTKDLEALKADTAMAEYEVDKDLLKSAKLYQSVVLTDMEKVRVSADAAEALIPDSILPYPTYGKLLFSISD is encoded by the coding sequence ATGGCACAGAGCATTCCTGAACTTTACGGCAGTCTTGTTTTTAACGACAAGATCATGCGTGAGAAATTACCGAAAGATATGTACAAAGCGCTGAAAAAAACAATTGAGAACGGCACTCATCTTGAACTTGATGTTGCCAACTCCGTAGCAGTTGCCATGAAAGAATGGGCACTGGAACATGGCGCTACTCATTATACTCACTGGTTCCAGCCAATGACTAACTTTACAGCAGAAAAACATGATAGTTTCATTTCTCCTACTGTTGATGGTCAGGTTATTATGGATTTTTCCGGTAAAGAACTTGTAAAAGGTGAACCAGATGCATCCAGCTTCCCATCAGGCGGTCTTCGTGCCACATTCGAAGCAAGAGGATATACTGCATGGGATCCTACTTCACCGGCATTTATTAAAGACCGTACACTTTATATCCCGACAGCATTCTGTTCTTACAGTGGCGAGGCACTGGATAAGAAAACACCTCTTCTTCGTTCCATGGATACCTTAAATAAAGAAGCTGTAAAAATTCTTCGTCTTCTCGGAAATACCGAAGTCAAACATATCAACACAACCGTAGGTCCTGAACAGGAATACTTTTTGGTAGACAAAGATCTTTATAATAAGAGAAAAGACCTGATCTTCTGTGGACGTACACTGATCGGTGCTCCGGCTCCAAAAGGCCAGGAAATGGAAGATCATTATTTCGGAACTCTGAAGCCTCGTGTATCTGCTTATATGCATGATCTTGATGAAGAGCTCTGGAAACTTGGAATTCCGGCCAAAACAAAACATAATGAAGTTGCTCCTGCTCAGCATGAGCTGGCTCCAGTATTTGATACAACAAACGTTGCAGTCGATCATAACCAGCTGACAATGGAAATCATGAAAAAAGTCGCTGCCAAGCATAATATGGTATGCCTGCTTCATGAAAAACCATTTGAAGGTATCAACGGAAGTGGTAAACACAACAACTGGTCCATGAGTACAGATACCGGTGTCAACCTTCTTGATCCTGGTAAAACACCTGCTGAGAACACACAGTTCCTGGTATTTCTTGTAGCTGTTATTAAAGCAGTTGATGATTATGCAGATCTGCTCCGTATTTCTGTTGCAAGTGCAGGAAACGATCATCGTCTTGGTGCTAACGAGGCTCCGCCGGCAGTTGTTTCTATCTTTCTGGGAGATGAACTGACAGAAGTCCTCAAAGCCATTGAAAACGATGAATTCTTCGTTGGACACAGTGCTGTTCAGATGGATATCGGTGCAAAAGTACTTCCTCACTTTGTAAAAGACAATACAGACAGAAACCGTACTTCACCATTTGCATTTACCGGAAACAAATTCGAATTCCGTATGCTCGGTTCTTCTTCTTCTGTTGCAAACCCGAACATCATTCTCAACACAGCCGTTGCAGAATCTCTGCGTCAGTTCTATGAGAAACTGAAAGATGTTCCTGCAGATGAAATGGAATCTGCCGTACATGAATTACTGAAACAGACAATCATCGACCACAAACGTGTTATCTTTAATGGAAACGGTTATACCGATGAATGGCTGGAAGAAGCCAAAAAACGTGGTCTTTATAATCTGGTATCCACACCGGATGCACTGCCGCACTTCATCGATGAAAAGAATGAAAAACTTCTTACAAGCCATCATATTTTCACAGACGCAGAGCTGCATTCCCGTTATGAGATCAAAATGGAAAACTATGTAAAAACCCTTCACATTGAAGCAAATACACTGGTTGAGATCATTCAGAAAGATCTTCTTCCAAGTATTACTACATATATGGAAAAACTTGCTCAGACAGCATCTCTCAAGAAATCTGTTGTTCCGGGTATCTCTGTATCCGCAGAAGCATCTCTTCTGTCCAGACTGACTGAGCTTGCCGAAACAATGACCAAAGATCTGGAAGCACTGAAGGCAGATACTGCAATGGCAGAATATGAGGTTGACAAAGATCTTCTCAAGAGTGCAAAACTCTACCAGAGCGTTGTTCTTACCGATATGGAAAAAGTTCGTGTTTCTGCGGATGCAGCTGAAGCACTCATTCCTGATTCTATTCTTCCATATCCAACCTATGGCAAACTGTTATTCTCCATCTCTGACTGA